The following proteins are encoded in a genomic region of Cricetulus griseus strain 17A/GY chromosome 7, alternate assembly CriGri-PICRH-1.0, whole genome shotgun sequence:
- the Hexim2 gene encoding protein HEXIM2: MATLNHTNCNTEASAAPEEAKTSRCPPSPQTAHEPRDFGGSLLLPLEKEIHSEDEGIASAGVGSGCNNRGPRTQSPRCCSVEAVLARKKHRRRPSKRKRHWRPYLELSWAEKQQRDERQSQRASRVREEMFAKGQPLAPYNTTQFLMDDRDLEEPNLDVLHGLSHPGSSGENEAGDSDGQGRAHGEFQQRDFSEAYERYHTESLQGRSKQELVRDYLDLERRLSQAEQESRRLQQLQGRPSRQPCQQVEELAAEVERLRTENQRLRQENEMWNRDGSCCDQEKPATEGIPRPKDETPFCAHAGQLGHKEADDR; the protein is encoded by the exons ATGGCCACTCTGAACCATACCAACTGTAATACAGAGGCATCAGCTGCCCCGGAGGAGGCAAAG aCCTCTCGTTGCCCGCCGAGCCCCCAGACAGCCCATGAGCCTCGTGACTTTGGTGGTTCCTTGCTTCTGCCATTAGAAAAGGAGATTCACTCAGAAGATGAAGGTATTGCATCGGCTGGGGTTGGCTCAGGTTGTAACAATAGAGGTCCTCGGACCCAGAGCCCACGGTGCTGTTCAGTGGAGGCAGTGCTGGCCCGAAAGAAGCACCGAAGGCGGCCATCAAAGCGCAAGCGCCACTGGCGGCCTTACTTGGAGCTGAGCTGGGCTGAGAAGCAACAGCGAGATGAGAGACAGAGCCAGAGGGCCTCCCGGGTCCGTGAGGAGATGTTCGCCAAAGGCCAGCCCCTGGCACCCTACAACACCACCCAGTTCCTCATGGATGACCGTGACCTGGAGGAACCTAACTTGGATGTGCTCCACGGGCTCTCCCACCCAGGCTCCAGTGGTGAGAATGAAGCAGGGGACAGTGATGGGCAGGGCCGAGCTCATGGGGAATTCCAGCAGAGGGACTTCTCTGAGGCTTATGAGCGATACCACACTGAGAGCCTTCAGGGCCGCAGCAAGCAGGAGCTGGTGCGAGACTACCTGGATCTAGAGAGGCGGCTGTCACAGGCTGAGCAGGAAAGTCGGAGGCTCCAGCAGCTGCAGGGGCGCCCTAGCAGACAACCCTGTCAacaggtggaagagctggctgCTGAGGTGGAGAGGCTCCGGACTGAAAACCAGAGGCTCCGGCAGGAGAACGAGATGTGGAACCGAGACGGCAGCTGCTGTGACCAGGAGAAGCCAGCCACAGAAGGGATCCCCAGGCCCAAGGATGAGACCCCATTCTGTGCCCATGCAGGCCAGCTGGGTCACAAGGAGGCAGATGACAGATGA